A single genomic interval of Spirosoma linguale DSM 74 harbors:
- a CDS encoding Patatin (PFAM: Patatin~KEGG: tdn:Suden_1321 patatin) → MKIGLVLSGGGARGIAHLGIIKALQEMGLQFDQLAGTSAGAIAGALLAQGYSPDESLKIIESSSFMRHLRPAWNRMGLLRLDNVVDLYKKYIPHDTFEGLKIPLHVVAVDLNAGEQVVFETGELIRPVLASCCLPGIFEPMLIHKRQFVDGGVLNNLPVDVIENKVDFLIGSHCNVLGPRKPITSMRGVIERSLVLAVQSKTRDRFAKCNVLIEPPQLAQYTTTDISKARELFRIGYQYTRSMAAEINRSLDKPTLETL, encoded by the coding sequence ATGAAAATAGGGTTAGTATTATCAGGAGGAGGAGCGCGTGGTATCGCCCATCTGGGCATTATCAAGGCCCTTCAGGAAATGGGGCTACAGTTCGACCAGCTCGCCGGTACCAGTGCCGGAGCGATTGCCGGTGCGCTGCTGGCGCAGGGCTACTCACCCGACGAAAGCCTGAAAATCATTGAATCTTCTTCGTTTATGCGTCATCTGCGGCCCGCCTGGAACCGCATGGGTCTACTTCGGCTGGATAACGTGGTTGATCTTTATAAGAAATACATCCCACACGATACGTTCGAAGGGTTGAAGATTCCGCTGCATGTTGTTGCTGTCGATCTGAACGCCGGGGAGCAGGTCGTTTTCGAGACGGGTGAGCTGATCCGGCCCGTTCTGGCTTCCTGTTGTTTGCCGGGCATTTTTGAGCCTATGCTTATCCATAAGCGACAGTTTGTGGATGGGGGCGTACTTAACAACTTGCCGGTCGATGTGATCGAGAATAAAGTCGACTTTTTGATTGGCTCACACTGCAATGTATTAGGGCCGAGAAAGCCTATTACGTCGATGCGTGGGGTTATAGAACGAAGTCTGGTGCTGGCCGTCCAAAGTAAAACAAGGGACCGTTTCGCGAAGTGTAATGTGCTGATCGAACCTCCGCAACTAGCGCAGTATACAACCACGGATATCAGTAAAGCCCGAGAGCTGTTTCGAATCGGCTATCAATATACTCGATCCATGGCTGCCGAGATTAATAGATCGTTAGATAAGCCAACACTGGAGACATTATAG
- a CDS encoding beta-lactamase domain protein (PFAM: beta-lactamase domain protein~KEGG: bba:Bd2896 putative metal-dependent hydrolase), producing the protein MTIRPIDIGPFKLDGGAMFGVVPKTIWQKQCPADDRNLCDWALRCLLVENGNRLMIVDTGTGDKQDAKFFGFYDLPNGKTLTGAVEKAGYSVNDVTDVLLTHLHFDHAGGAVRYADAGRTTLEATFPKAAYWSHSGQWDWATNPNPRERATYLRENFMPLQANGQLRFTDKEDLNLPGVDLLYMDGHTEKMTLPMFQLVGSTGQPRTVVFCADLIPSVAHVPVPYVMGYDVRPLLTMDEKTQFLNRAVDENWLLVFDHDPVYEAATVERTEKGIRVNEKGTLTELL; encoded by the coding sequence ATGACCATCAGACCCATTGATATTGGCCCTTTTAAACTGGATGGAGGAGCCATGTTTGGCGTTGTGCCAAAAACCATCTGGCAGAAACAGTGCCCCGCCGATGACCGAAATCTCTGCGACTGGGCCTTACGCTGTTTACTCGTTGAAAATGGCAACCGCCTTATGATCGTCGATACTGGTACTGGCGATAAGCAGGACGCTAAATTTTTTGGTTTTTATGATCTGCCCAACGGAAAAACCCTAACCGGTGCGGTTGAGAAGGCCGGTTATTCGGTAAACGACGTGACCGATGTGTTATTGACTCACCTGCATTTCGACCACGCGGGCGGGGCTGTTCGCTATGCCGATGCGGGGCGTACAACACTCGAAGCCACGTTTCCGAAGGCCGCTTACTGGAGCCATAGCGGGCAGTGGGATTGGGCAACGAACCCTAACCCCCGTGAGCGGGCCACCTATCTGCGCGAGAACTTCATGCCCCTCCAGGCCAACGGCCAACTTCGCTTTACGGATAAAGAAGACCTGAACCTGCCCGGTGTTGACTTACTGTACATGGACGGGCACACCGAGAAAATGACGCTGCCGATGTTTCAGCTCGTGGGAAGCACGGGTCAGCCGCGCACCGTCGTATTTTGCGCTGATCTGATTCCGTCGGTCGCCCACGTGCCCGTTCCTTACGTTATGGGTTACGACGTTCGGCCACTGCTGACGATGGACGAGAAAACACAGTTTCTTAACCGGGCGGTTGATGAAAACTGGCTGCTGGTCTTCGATCACGACCCCGTTTATGAAGCGGCCACCGTTGAGCGTACCGAAAAAGGTATCCGGGTAAACGAGAAGGGTACCCTGACTGAGTTGTTGTAA
- a CDS encoding transcriptional regulator, AraC family (PFAM: helix-turn-helix- domain containing protein AraC type~SMART: Helix-turn-helix, AraC domain~KEGG: pmu:PM1524 HpaA), with translation MYCSLISVTLEYTGNQLSGPDYSFGYFLPKKYVQRLIHYCMFYTYHEPKTEGTLNLICQEASFGRQFFKERQSRLLTIAWNTGPDQTVTIDGIDFLFPTQTIVPFMVNQTVNFARPVDIVAWQFDRAFYCIVDHDKEVSCVGFLFYGAKDPLFLRLDDSEQHKFNALLTVFFDEFSTHDTIQGEMLRMLLKRLIIKLTRLAKGQYLDPELSEKDLDIVRRFNLLVEINYRRLHAVSDYADLLNKSPKTLSNLFGLYNQKSPLQLIHERIALEAKRLLLYTDKSTKEIAFELGFEEVPHFSRFFKKQVNLSPSEFKEQLKRSLAAYSPVGKN, from the coding sequence ATGTACTGTTCATTGATTAGCGTAACTCTGGAATACACTGGCAATCAGCTTTCCGGGCCGGACTACTCGTTCGGTTACTTTTTGCCAAAAAAATACGTTCAACGGCTAATTCACTACTGTATGTTCTATACCTATCACGAACCCAAAACAGAAGGCACGCTAAATCTTATCTGCCAGGAAGCTTCGTTCGGACGGCAGTTCTTCAAGGAACGCCAAAGCCGACTGCTGACTATTGCCTGGAATACTGGCCCTGATCAAACGGTCACGATTGACGGTATTGATTTCCTTTTTCCGACGCAAACGATAGTCCCCTTCATGGTTAACCAAACCGTTAACTTTGCACGTCCTGTCGATATCGTAGCCTGGCAATTTGACCGGGCGTTTTACTGCATTGTCGATCACGACAAAGAAGTTTCCTGCGTTGGGTTTTTGTTTTACGGGGCCAAAGACCCCCTTTTTCTTCGCCTGGACGACAGTGAGCAGCATAAGTTCAACGCCTTGCTGACAGTTTTTTTCGATGAGTTTTCGACCCACGATACCATACAGGGCGAAATGCTCCGAATGCTGCTGAAACGTCTGATCATTAAGCTTACCCGCCTGGCTAAAGGCCAGTACCTTGATCCTGAGTTAAGCGAGAAAGACCTCGATATTGTCCGCCGGTTCAATCTGCTGGTTGAAATTAATTACCGCCGACTGCACGCTGTGAGCGACTACGCCGATCTGCTGAACAAATCCCCCAAAACGCTGTCTAACCTGTTTGGGCTTTATAATCAGAAAAGTCCATTGCAACTTATTCACGAACGAATAGCCCTGGAAGCCAAACGGTTACTACTCTACACAGATAAATCGACCAAAGAAATTGCCTTTGAGCTAGGCTTCGAGGAAGTCCCGCATTTCAGTCGTTTTTTCAAGAAGCAGGTTAATCTGTCCCCATCGGAGTTTAAGGAGCAGCTCAAACGCAGCCTTGCGGCTTATTCGCCGGTCGGGAAGAATTGA
- a CDS encoding alkylhydroperoxidase like protein, AhpD family (TIGRFAM: alkylhydroperoxidase like protein, AhpD family~PFAM: Carboxymuconolactone decarboxylase~KEGG: pol:Bpro_0515 alkylhydroperoxidase AhpD core) encodes MATFTVPTRDQVSAQNQQLFDNLQKGLGFVPNLYATFGLSDNGLGAYLAFQQSQTKGAFKAKEREAINLVVSQANNCVYCLAAHTALGKMNGFSDEQILQLRAGHADFDPKLDALVKLAKAITETKGHPATDLVDAYIEAGYAKSSVVDLILMVGDKIISNYLHSLTQIPVDFPAAPVLETAEA; translated from the coding sequence ATGGCCACTTTCACAGTACCAACCCGGGATCAGGTTTCAGCGCAAAACCAGCAATTATTTGATAACTTACAAAAAGGACTCGGCTTCGTCCCTAACCTCTACGCCACATTCGGCCTGTCGGACAATGGTCTGGGGGCGTACTTAGCGTTTCAGCAAAGCCAGACGAAAGGCGCGTTTAAAGCCAAAGAGCGGGAAGCCATTAATCTGGTCGTATCGCAGGCCAATAATTGCGTGTATTGTCTGGCGGCCCACACGGCACTGGGTAAAATGAACGGTTTCTCCGACGAACAGATTCTGCAACTCCGCGCCGGTCATGCCGACTTCGACCCTAAACTCGACGCGCTGGTTAAACTCGCCAAGGCCATCACCGAAACGAAAGGCCACCCAGCTACTGATCTGGTTGACGCCTATATAGAGGCTGGCTATGCAAAAAGCAGCGTTGTTGACCTTATCCTGATGGTTGGCGATAAAATCATCTCGAATTACCTCCACAGTCTCACCCAGATTCCGGTCGATTTCCCGGCCGCACCGGTTTTGGAAACCGCTGAAGCTTAA
- a CDS encoding conserved hypothetical protein (KEGG: mxa:MXAN_0161 hypothetical protein) produces MKRIVHKHPLAIRWFHWINFPVLFVMIWSGLLIYWAYDPYKITIGSYTLVSFFPDGFYKFLKVPRRLAEGMAWHWVFMWLFMLNGLAYVIYTFASGEWRHLVPNRNSFREAIQVTLYDLGLRKTQPSFVKYNGAQKIAYFSIMLMGVGSILTGFAIYKPTQFSWLTSLLGGYKAARLEHFVLTVGYVLFFFVHIGQVIRAGWNNFQSMITGFEVIKRNDPKQPSVTPDPISEPIEPTPTPTPLVA; encoded by the coding sequence ATGAAACGAATTGTTCACAAGCACCCGCTGGCCATTCGCTGGTTTCACTGGATCAACTTCCCGGTTTTGTTCGTCATGATCTGGAGCGGGCTGTTGATCTACTGGGCGTATGACCCCTACAAAATCACTATTGGTAGTTATACGCTCGTTTCGTTCTTCCCGGATGGCTTTTACAAATTCCTGAAGGTTCCGCGCCGACTGGCCGAAGGGATGGCATGGCACTGGGTATTCATGTGGCTGTTTATGCTCAACGGACTGGCGTATGTGATTTACACCTTTGCCTCGGGCGAATGGCGGCATCTGGTACCCAACCGAAATTCGTTTCGCGAAGCCATTCAGGTAACGCTTTATGACCTCGGCCTTCGGAAAACGCAGCCATCTTTTGTCAAATATAATGGCGCGCAGAAAATTGCCTATTTCTCGATTATGCTCATGGGCGTTGGCTCCATACTGACGGGCTTTGCGATCTACAAACCCACTCAGTTTTCGTGGCTCACCAGCTTACTGGGAGGCTACAAAGCGGCCCGACTGGAGCATTTTGTTCTAACCGTCGGTTATGTACTTTTCTTCTTTGTCCACATCGGTCAGGTAATCCGGGCTGGCTGGAACAATTTCCAGTCCATGATAACGGGTTTTGAGGTTATCAAACGAAACGACCCCAAACAGCCTTCGGTAACACCCGACCCCATCAGCGAACCCATAGAACCTACTCCAACGCCTACCCCACTTGTAGCATGA
- a CDS encoding oxidoreductase molybdopterin binding protein (PFAM: oxidoreductase molybdopterin binding~KEGG: dac:Daci_3134 oxidoreductase molybdopterin binding): protein MSQSTEPKLPESDVPESAVRRKVLQSFGLFALAAAVPVGVYEWITHSPKLRGIKKPFRQVLDANEQVARTYFSNTHLVRTFPVEEAEKKARVNGYDGIRTPVPEDWKLQIDRPGTEPLMLTIDDIKALPKHEIVYEFKCIEGWSQVQHWGGARLSDFLEHYKLGSKSGNAPSPDNTDDLFKYMGMETPDKGYYVGIDIESAMHPQTLLAYELNGEPINAPHGAPLRLIIPVKYGVKNLKRIGRMFFSDQRPPDFWAERGYDYYVGL from the coding sequence ATGAGCCAGTCAACAGAACCCAAACTCCCGGAAAGCGACGTTCCTGAATCGGCCGTTCGCCGAAAAGTCCTGCAATCCTTTGGCTTGTTTGCGCTGGCGGCCGCTGTACCCGTTGGCGTATACGAGTGGATTACCCATAGCCCCAAACTACGGGGAATAAAGAAACCGTTCCGGCAGGTGCTCGATGCCAATGAGCAGGTAGCCCGGACGTATTTCAGCAATACCCATCTGGTACGCACATTTCCGGTCGAAGAAGCAGAGAAGAAAGCTCGTGTCAATGGCTATGACGGCATTCGAACGCCCGTTCCCGAAGACTGGAAACTGCAAATCGACCGCCCCGGCACCGAGCCGCTGATGCTGACTATCGACGACATCAAAGCTTTGCCAAAGCACGAAATTGTGTATGAGTTCAAGTGCATTGAAGGCTGGAGCCAGGTGCAGCACTGGGGCGGTGCCCGCCTGTCTGACTTTCTGGAACACTATAAACTCGGCAGCAAAAGCGGCAACGCGCCCAGCCCGGACAACACCGACGATTTGTTCAAGTACATGGGTATGGAAACGCCCGACAAGGGGTATTACGTAGGTATCGACATCGAAAGCGCCATGCACCCGCAAACGTTGTTAGCTTACGAACTGAACGGCGAACCCATTAACGCGCCCCACGGCGCACCGCTTCGGCTGATCATCCCGGTCAAGTACGGCGTCAAAAATCTGAAACGCATCGGCCGGATGTTCTTCTCCGACCAGCGCCCGCCCGATTTCTGGGCCGAGCGGGGGTATGATTATTATGTGGGGTTGTAA